CCGTCGCCGCGGCAGGCCTCGCAGCGTCCCCCGCGCACGTTGAAGCTGAACCTGCCCGCCTTGTAACCGCGCGCCTTCGCCTCGCGCGTCTCGGCGAAGAGGGCCCGGATATGGTCGAAGACGCCAGTATAGGTGGCGGGATTGGAACGGGGGGTGCGTCCGATGGGGCTCTGGTCTATGTTGATCACCTTGTCGATGTGCTCGCATCCCTCGATGGCCTCGTGTCTACCGGGCGGGACCCTTGCGTGGTAGAGGCGCCGCGCCAGCCCGCGGTAGAGGATGTCGTGCACGAGGGTGCTCTTGCCAGAGCCGGAGACGCCGGTCACGCACACCAGGAGCCCCAGGGGTATCTCCACGTCGATGCGCTTGAGGTTGTGCTCCTCCGCTCCTCGCACGACCAGCCTCCGCCTGGTGGGAGGGCGCCTTCTTTCCGGCGTAAGGATGCTCTTCTCGCCCCGCAGGTAGCGGGCGGTGATCGAATCCGGGTGTCGCAGCAGGTCCTGGAGGGGTCCGCTGAACACTATCTCCCCTCCGCGCTCTCCGGCCCCCGGGCCTATGTCCACCACCCAGTCGGCGGCATGTATGGTGGCCTCGTCGTGCTCCACCACGATGAGGGTGTTCCCCAGATCACGCAGTTCCTTGAGGGTGTTGATGAGACGCTGGTTGTCGCGCTGGTGCAGGCCGATGGAGGGTTCGTCCAGGATGTAGAGGACACCGACCAGCCCCGAGCCTATCTGCGTCGCCAGGCGTATGCGCTGCGCCTCGCCGCCGGCGAGGGTGGAGGCGGCGCGGTCCAGGGTCAGGTAGTCCAATCCCACGTCCACGAGAAAGCCCAGACGCGCCAGGAGCTCCCTCAGGATGCGGTCGCTGATGGCCTTCTCGGTATCGGTGAGGGCGAGGTTCCGTAGAAAGGAAACGCACTCCCTTATGGAGAGCTGTGATACCTGGTGGATGTTGAGGCCGTTGACGGTCACCGCCAGGCTGGCCGGTTTGAGGCGCGCTCCGCCGCATGCCGGGCAGGGCCGCAGGCTCATGTACTGGGATATCCTGGCACGCGAATATTCCGAGTCCGTTTCCTCGTAGCGGCGCGCCAGCCAGTTGACGACGCCCTCGTAGTGCGTGAAGTAAGAGCGCAGGAGGCCGCGTCGGTTGCGGTACCTGATATAGATCTTCTCCTCCCCCGTCCCGAAAAGTATCTTCTCCCGCACGTGCTCCGGAAGGTCGCGGAAGGGCGTGCGCAGGCTGAACTCGTACTTCTGGGCCAGCGCCTCCAGTTTCTGGTAGAAGATCCTGGAACTCCTCGGCCAGGGCACGAGGGCCCCCTCCTCCAGGCTGAGGCTGGGGTCCGGGACCACCAGCTCCGGGTCTATCACCTGCAGGAAACCGAGGCCGCTGCACTGCGTGCAGGCGCCGTAGGGGCTGTTGAAGGAGAAGATGCGCGGCTCGAGTTCGGGAAGGGAGATGTCGCATGCGGGGCAGGCGAGATGTTCGCTGAAATAGCGGTCGCCCTCCCCCTCCACGGAGACGACGACCATGCCCTTCCCGAGCTCCAGGGCGGTCTCCAGCGACTCGGCCAGGCGGCGCCCCACGCCCTCCTTTATCACCAGGCGGTCCACCACCACCTCGATGTCATGCTGGCGGTAGCGCTCCAGCCTTATGTCCTCGTCCAGGTCTCGAAGTTCGCCGTCCACCCGGGCGCGGGAGAAGCCCTTTCCCCGCACCTCCGAGAGCAGGCGCGAATATTCCCCTTTCCTTCCCCGAACCAGCGGGGCCAGGACGGTTATCCTCGTCCCCTCGGGCAGGGAAGCGACCTTCTCCACGATCTGCTGCGCCGTCTGGCGCTCCACCGCGTTCCCGCAGGAGGGGCAATGCGCCTTGCCGATGCGGGCGAAGAGAAGGCGAAGGTAATCGTGGACCTCGGTGATGGTGCCCACGGTGGAACGGGGGTTGCGGGAAGCGCTCTTCTGGTCGATGGAGATGGCGGGCGAGAGGCCGTCTATGTGGTCGACGTCCGGCTTCTCCATCTGGCCCAGGAACTGCCTCGCGTAGGCGGAAAGGGACTCCACGTACCTCCTCTGCCCCTCAGCGTATATGGTATCGAAGGCCAGGGAGGACTTGCCGCTCCCCGAGATGCCGGTCATGACGATGAGACGGTTGCGCGGGAGGCGCAGGTTGACGTTCTTCAGGTTGTGTTCCCTTGCTCCGCTGATGACGATCCACTCCAAGCGAGCCTCACCTCTCCTCTCCCGCCGAGGCACGGCGCAGCCTCTTCCTCAGGTCGGCTATCTCGTCACGGAGCCTCGCGGCGTACTCGAAACGCAGGTCTTCGGCGGCCAGGCGCATCTCGTCCTCCAGCCCCATTATGAGCTGCTCTATCTCCTCCGCCGGCATCGCCTCCCTCTCGCGCCGTCCCGTGCGGTAAGGCACCTTCTCGTCGGGCAGAAGGACCATGTCCATTATATCGCTCACCCTCTTGCGCACCGTCTGGGGGTTGATGTTGTGCCTGCGGTTGTATTCCATTTGCAGGCGCCGCCGGCGTTCCGTCTCCTGCAACGCCCGGCGCATGGAATCGGTGACCTCCCTGGCGTACATGATCACCTGGCCGTTCACGTTGCGCGAGGCCCTTCCGATGGTCTGTATGAGCGAGCGCTCGTTGCGCAGGAAGCCCTCCTTGTCCGCATCCAGGATGGCCACCAGCGACACCTCGGGCAGGTCCAGGCCCTCGCGCAGGAGGTTGATGCCCACCAGCACGTCGAACTCGCCCAGGCGCAGGTCGCGGATGATCTCCACGCGGTCGAGGGTGTCCACCTCCGAGTGCAGGTAACGCACCCTCAGGCCCATCTCCAGGAGGTAATCGGTAAGGTTCTCCGCCATGCGCTTGGTGAGGGTGGTCACGAGCGTCCGCTCGTCGCGTTCCACCCTCTTCCTGATCTCGGCGATGAGGTCGTCTATCTGCCCCTCCGCCGGCCGCACCACCAACTGTGGGTCGACAAGGCCCGTGGGGCGTATTATCTGCTCCACCACGCGCTCTGATACCCCCAGCTCCCAGGGACCGGGGGTGGCGCTCACCGCTATCAGCTGGTGTGTCCTCTCCAGGAACTCGTCGAAGCGCAGGGGGCGGTTGTCCAGGGCGGAGGGCAGGCGGAAGCCGTAATCCACCAGGGTCTGCTTGCGCGAGCGGTCCCCCTCGTACATGCCGTGCAACTGCGGGACGGTGATATGGCTCTCGTCTATGAAGACCAGGAATCTCCCGGGGAAGAAATCCAGTAGCGTGTAAGGCGGTTCCCCGGGGCTCCTGCCGTCCAGGTGCCGGGAGTAGTTCTCGATGCCCGTGCAGTAACCCGTTTCGCGCAGCATCTCCAGGTCGTAGTTGGTGCGCTGCAGGAGGCGCTGCGCCTCCAGCAGCTTGCCCCGGCGCTCGAATTCCGCCACGCGTTCCTCCAGCTCCCGGCGTATGGATTCGAGCGCGCGCTCCAGGTTCTCCTCGCTCGTCAGGTAATGCGTGGCCGGGTAGACGGTCACCGCTTCCTCCCGGGACAGCACCTCTCCGGTGAGTGGGTCTATGACGCTCAGGCGGTCGATCTCGTCTCCGAAGAACTCCACGCGCAGCATCCTCTCCTCGTAGCTGGGATATATTTCCAGGGTATCGCCCCGCACGCGGAACCTCCCCCGGGAAAGCTCGTAATCGTTGCGTTCGTAATGCATATCCACCAGCCACCGGCACACCGCGGGCAGCTGGTATTCCTCGCCCTTCTTCAGGACCAGCATGCGCTTCATGTATTCCTGTGGGCTGCCCAGGCCGTATATGCAGGAGACGGAGGCCACGATGATGACGTCCTCGCGCGACAGCAGAGCCGAGGTGGCGCGGTGGCGCAGGCGGTCGATGTCGTCGTTTATGGAGGTGTCCTTCTCGATGTAGGTGTCGGTGCGCGGCACGTAGGCCTCCGGCTGGTAGTAGTCGTAATAGCTGACGAAGTACTCCACGGCGTTCTCGGGGAAGAACTCGCGGAATTCGTTGCAGAGCTGCGCCGCGAGCGTCTTGTTGGGCGCTATCACCAGGGTGGGCAGGCGAACGTTGTTTATGACGTGCGCCATGGTGAAGGTCTTACCGGAACCGGTCACCCCCAGCAGGGTCTGGAAGCGCTCCCCGCGCAGCACCCCCTCGCTGAGCTCGGCGATGGCGCGGGGCTGGTCGCCACGCGGTCTTAGGTCGCTCTGCAGGTTGAACTCCCCCATCTTCCGCACACCTCAACCCAGGAGGTCCGGAAGCTCCCGCAGGCTCTCTATGCGCTCCCCCCGGAAGTCGGGAAAGCGGTTCCAGCGGTCAAGGAGCACGGCGCGCATCCCCACCCCGCGCGCCCCGTCGAAATCCGAGACGGGTGAGTCGCCGACATGCAACGAGTCCTCCGCAGTCGCCCCCATGCGCCGCAGTGCAAGCTCGTAGATGCGGGGATGGGGCTTCTCGTAGCGCTCCTTTCCCGAGACCACCATCACCTGGAAGAAGCCGGAAAGCCCAAGCTCATCCAGGAGGTCCTCAAGCCAGGGTTCGAAGTTGGATATGAGCCCCAGGCGGTGGCCACGGTCCGCCAGGCGCTGGAGCGTTTCACGCGCATCCTGGTACGCGGTATAGTTCTCCGGGCGCGAGAAGGTCTCGTAGAGGGCGTGGGCCAGCCCGTCGTCCCCCTCGTAGCCGAGCTCCCGCACCAGTCGCCCGTAGAAGGAGAGCCAGAAGCGCCGCGACTTCTCGGGGTGGTTGGAAAAAGTGAAGCCTTTCACCTGCCTTGCCTCCACCTCGGCCATCAGCCTGCGGGTGGTCTTGGAGACGGCGAGGAGGTCCACCTCCAGCCCGTACGCGGCGCATTGCGAGGAGAAGAGCTGCGGAAAGGAGGGCACGGGATGGACGAGGGTCTCTCCCGCGTCGAAGAAGATCGCCTCGGGCGAAGCCGTGGACATGTGCTTGTTGGGCCTCCTTCCTCCCGTTATCATGTAGATAACTGGAACGAGGGCTTCTGCAAGCCCCCCAGGTCAATTATATAGCACTTGCGAGAGCGGGAGGGGTTGAGAAAAATGGCCCTTCATGACTGCCGCCAGTTGCGGGGATGCCCCGCCAGCCAGTACATCGCCTGCGAGGCTTTCAGGCGCGGCATGCAGTGCTGGCAGATAGAGCAGCCCCGCTGCACCCTCGAGTTGCGCCTGTGCCTGCAGTACGGCTGCCCCGTATACGAACGATACAGCTCCGAGATCGAGGAGGCGCTGAGGGAAAGGGCCCTCGAGCGCCGCTAGCCGCCCGGAGGACCAGACTAGAAAAACCTGCGGTTTGGGTTCGCCGGCCTCCGGTAACGTGGCCGCCTGTTCATCCGACCTCTTGTTCCGACCCGCGGAGAAGAACTCAATGCGGGGCTTCGCCGGCCCGCTCCGCCCTGGCGAGTATCTCCTTCCAGGCAGCTTCCACGGCTTCCTCGAGCTCCTTCAGGCTGCCGCGGTTCTCGATGACCAGGTCCGCGTGGCGCAACCTCTCCTCGCGCGTGGCCTGCGCCCGGATGCGCGCCCAGGCTTCCTCCTCGCTGACTCCCCTGTCCGCCACCAGGCGTTGCACCTGCAGCTCCGGCGGAGCGTCCACCACCAGGTTCATGTGGAAGAGCCGCGCGGCATCCGCCTCCACCAGCAGGGGGATGTCGAGCACCACCACGCCCTTACCGTGCGCGGAGGCCTCTATTTCGCGCAGCCTCTCCCCCATCAGCTGGAATATCCTGGGATGGGTGACGCGGTTGAGGAAGGCCCTCTCGCCGGGGTCGTCAAAGACTATGGCTCCCAGCCTGGCGCGGTCGATCTCCTCCTCCGGGGTGAGGATGGATGCGCCGAAATGCTCGACGATCTCACGCCAAGCAGGCTGCCCCTTCCTGACCACCTCGCGGGCTAGGGCGTCGCTGTCGAGGATGTAGGCGCCCCTTTCCTTGAGGAGGCGGCAGACGGTGCTCTTTCCGCTCGCTATGCCCCCCGTCAATGCCACCAGGTACAACCGCATCACCTACCCCGCTCGGCCGGCGAGGGCCGTGGCCGCCTCGCGGACTTCGTTTACGCCATGAAGAAAGGGCATCCGGGATGCCCTTGCAGGTTCCGCACGCGAGGGGCGGCGTCAGATGCCCTCCCTCTTCATGTCCTC
The DNA window shown above is from Actinomycetota bacterium and carries:
- the uvrA gene encoding excinuclease ABC subunit UvrA, with protein sequence MSGAREHNLKNVNLRLPRNRLIVMTGISGSGKSSLAFDTIYAEGQRRYVESLSAYARQFLGQMEKPDVDHIDGLSPAISIDQKSASRNPRSTVGTITEVHDYLRLLFARIGKAHCPSCGNAVERQTAQQIVEKVASLPEGTRITVLAPLVRGRKGEYSRLLSEVRGKGFSRARVDGELRDLDEDIRLERYRQHDIEVVVDRLVIKEGVGRRLAESLETALELGKGMVVVSVEGEGDRYFSEHLACPACDISLPELEPRIFSFNSPYGACTQCSGLGFLQVIDPELVVPDPSLSLEEGALVPWPRSSRIFYQKLEALAQKYEFSLRTPFRDLPEHVREKILFGTGEEKIYIRYRNRRGLLRSYFTHYEGVVNWLARRYEETDSEYSRARISQYMSLRPCPACGGARLKPASLAVTVNGLNIHQVSQLSIRECVSFLRNLALTDTEKAISDRILRELLARLGFLVDVGLDYLTLDRAASTLAGGEAQRIRLATQIGSGLVGVLYILDEPSIGLHQRDNQRLINTLKELRDLGNTLIVVEHDEATIHAADWVVDIGPGAGERGGEIVFSGPLQDLLRHPDSITARYLRGEKSILTPERRRPPTRRRLVVRGAEEHNLKRIDVEIPLGLLVCVTGVSGSGKSTLVHDILYRGLARRLYHARVPPGRHEAIEGCEHIDKVINIDQSPIGRTPRSNPATYTGVFDHIRALFAETREAKARGYKAGRFSFNVRGGRCEACRGDGTIKIEMHFLPDVYIPCEVCKGKRYNRDTLEVTYRGRNISEVLDMSVEEALDFFDAVPAIRRRLRTLHDVGLGYIKLGQPAPTLSGGEAQRVKLSAELNKRPTGKTLYLLDEPTTGLHFDDINKLLAMLQGLVEAGNSVIVIEHNLDVIKCADWVIDLGPEGGEEGGRVVAAGTPEEVAESGGSYTGLYLRPLLEEAGRAAYSL
- the uvrB gene encoding excinuclease ABC subunit UvrB, yielding MGEFNLQSDLRPRGDQPRAIAELSEGVLRGERFQTLLGVTGSGKTFTMAHVINNVRLPTLVIAPNKTLAAQLCNEFREFFPENAVEYFVSYYDYYQPEAYVPRTDTYIEKDTSINDDIDRLRHRATSALLSREDVIIVASVSCIYGLGSPQEYMKRMLVLKKGEEYQLPAVCRWLVDMHYERNDYELSRGRFRVRGDTLEIYPSYEERMLRVEFFGDEIDRLSVIDPLTGEVLSREEAVTVYPATHYLTSEENLERALESIRRELEERVAEFERRGKLLEAQRLLQRTNYDLEMLRETGYCTGIENYSRHLDGRSPGEPPYTLLDFFPGRFLVFIDESHITVPQLHGMYEGDRSRKQTLVDYGFRLPSALDNRPLRFDEFLERTHQLIAVSATPGPWELGVSERVVEQIIRPTGLVDPQLVVRPAEGQIDDLIAEIRKRVERDERTLVTTLTKRMAENLTDYLLEMGLRVRYLHSEVDTLDRVEIIRDLRLGEFDVLVGINLLREGLDLPEVSLVAILDADKEGFLRNERSLIQTIGRASRNVNGQVIMYAREVTDSMRRALQETERRRRLQMEYNRRHNINPQTVRKRVSDIMDMVLLPDEKVPYRTGRREREAMPAEEIEQLIMGLEDEMRLAAEDLRFEYAARLRDEIADLRKRLRRASAGEER
- a CDS encoding HAD-IA family hydrolase — its product is MITGGRRPNKHMSTASPEAIFFDAGETLVHPVPSFPQLFSSQCAAYGLEVDLLAVSKTTRRLMAEVEARQVKGFTFSNHPEKSRRFWLSFYGRLVRELGYEGDDGLAHALYETFSRPENYTAYQDARETLQRLADRGHRLGLISNFEPWLEDLLDELGLSGFFQVMVVSGKERYEKPHPRIYELALRRMGATAEDSLHVGDSPVSDFDGARGVGMRAVLLDRWNRFPDFRGERIESLRELPDLLG
- a CDS encoding dephospho-CoA kinase codes for the protein MYLVALTGGIASGKSTVCRLLKERGAYILDSDALAREVVRKGQPAWREIVEHFGASILTPEEEIDRARLGAIVFDDPGERAFLNRVTHPRIFQLMGERLREIEASAHGKGVVVLDIPLLVEADAARLFHMNLVVDAPPELQVQRLVADRGVSEEEAWARIRAQATREERLRHADLVIENRGSLKELEEAVEAAWKEILARAERAGEAPH